The sequence TTAACATCGAAGAGAATTGACCTTCTCGTGGTTGAAGCGTAACTGTTTTCCGGCGGTAAGGCTGCCATTCCCCGTCAACCATTTTACCGCGTGTCGTATCGATGTTTGCCATATTGGACGAAATAACATCCATTCGCAGACGCTGTGAAGTCAATGCTGAAGCAGATGTATTTAAGCTATGGAATATTGTCAACGTCAGCGACCTCCTTTAATAACATTTTGTAACGTATTAAATTTCCCATTAATACGGTCGACAAGTGCATTATAGTAAATTTGGTTTACTGCAAGATCTGCTTGTTCCTTTTCCATATCGACTCCGTTACCATCGTGTCGGTAGCGAAGATTCGAATAATTAAAAACACCCGAATGTGTCCCATTCGATTTAAAAGCAATATGACGCGCATCCGTTCGGTAAGCTTCTAATGTGTTTGCTTTAACATTTGCAAGCACTTCTTTGAAATTGACATTTTTCGCTTTATAATTTGGTGTATCGACATTTGCTATATTTTGCGAAATTACTTTCCCTTTTGTAGCAGAAAAATCCAGACCGCGCTCCAAATGTGAAATTGTTCCTCCAAAAATATTCATCTTTTCACCTCATGTTCCCTTTACTTGGAGTATCCAAACTCTGTTATTTATTTCCTTACAAACTACCTTTTTCAACACATATCCCTATTGTAGCGGAAGTTGGCGAATCTTGTCTATCAAATACAGACAATATCTCTTAGTCCAAAACAACCTTTTTCTAAATAGATATACTATGGTTACTAGCTGCACAGGTCTTTACTCCCTCTATCCATTTCAGCGGTTTACCCATTAGACCTAAACTGTTGACTAGTAGCTTCTTCTTTCTATCACTCAAAAAAACAAAAACACTTCTTCCCGAATACGGAAGAAGTGTCATATTACCCATTATAAATGATTATGATTTTTGTTTTTCGAGTTCCTCAAGGAATTTACCATTCAATACTTTGATATAAGTACCTTTCATTCCCAATGAACGTGACTCAATAACGCCAGCGCTTTCTAGTTTACGTAGCGCATTGACGATAACTGAACGCGTAATACCTACACGGTCTGCAATTTTAGATGCAACTAGCAAGCCTTCATTACCATCAAGCTCATTGAAGATATGCTCAATTGCTTCATGTTCACTATAAGAAAGTGAATTGATAGCCATTTGAACGACTGCTTTACTACGCGCTTCCGTTTCAATTTGTTCTGATTTCTCACGTAAAATTTCCATTCCTACAACTGTTGCACCGTACTCCGCAAGAATCAAATCATCCTCTTGGAACTCCTCTTTTAATCTTGCCAAAATGAGTGTACCTAAACGCTCTCCACCACCGATAATTGGAACAATTGTCGTCAAGCCCTCTTTGAACAATTCACGATTTTCAACCGGGAATACAGTATGAACGCTATCAACATCTAGGTTTGAAGAAGTTTCTCTCACTTCAAACAATCTGTTTGTGTATTCCTCCGGGAACTTGCGATCTTCGAACATCTTTTTCATACGATCATTTTCAATTTGATGATGAATTTCTAAACCAAGTAATTTACCTTTTCTACTCACGATAAAAGCATTACAATCGATTACCGAGCTTAGTTTTTCAGCCATTTCTTTGAAGTTTACCGGTTTACCTGCTGATCTTTGTAGCATAGCATTAATTTCACGTGTTTTAATTAACAATGACATTTGTTGTTTCCTCCTTGGGATAGTTGCTTGTGTATTTAAAGAATATTCTAAAGGTTTTCAATCGTTAAATAAACTAAAACGATTCAATTACAGTATAAATTGTGATAAATCTTTGTTTTTTGCGATATTTTTCAACTTTTCATCGACATAAGCAGGTGTTATTTTAATCGTTGCAGGTCCAATTTCTGCTGCCTCAAATGATAGCTCTTCAAGCAATTTCTCTAAAATCGTATGAAGTCGTCTCGCACCAATATTTTCGGTATTATCGTTTACCTCAAATGCAATTTCTGCAAGCCTGCTAATCGCCTCTTCTGTAAAGTCCAATATGACATTCTCTGTTTCCAATAACTTCTCATATTGGCGAACAAGAGAGAAGTCCGGCTCTTTTAAAATGCGTTCAAAATCATCTTTTGACAACTTCTCCAATTCAACACGAATCGGAAACCGACCTTGAAGCTCTGGAATAATATCAGATGGCTTCGCTGTGTGAAAAGCGCCCGCTGCAATGAATAAAATAAAATCAGTCTTTACTGCACCATACTTCGTCGTAATCGTTGAGCCTTCAACAATTGGTAAAATATCTCGTTGAACGCCCTCTCGCGAGACATCGGCTGAAGAACCTCCGCCATTTCGGCTTGCAATTTTGTCCATTTCATCGATGAAGATAATCCCCGATTGCTCTGTCAATTCGATTGCACGTCTGGCAATTTCATCATGATCAATCAGTTTGTCAGCCTCTTCCGCCTCGAGCGCTTTACGAGCATCCTTAACTTTCATCTTACGTTTGACTGACTTTTTCGGCATAAAGGAAGACAGTGCATCCTGCATATTCGCACCCATCTGTTCCATACCCGAGCCTTGTAGAGCGTCAAACATCGATGGTTGCTGGGCCGAAACTTCAACAGTGACCATTTGCTCTTCCAATTGCCCCGCCTTGAGGCTCGCTGCTATGTCAGATCGTTTCCGCTTCACTTCGGCCACCTCTGCATAATCAGGCTCTTCCTGCTCTGCTTTTTGTCCGAATAACATTTCGAATGGGTTTTGCATACCGCCACCCATCTTCTTCTTTTCAGGCACAAGCAGTTCAACAAGTCGCTCTTCAGCAAGCACAACAGCATGTTCCTTCACAGCTTCGCGCTGCTCTTGACGAACAATTCGTACACCAACTTCAGTCAAGTCCCGCACCATTGACTCAACATCACGCCCTACATAGCCGACTTCGGTAAACTTCGTCGCTTCCACCTTAATGAATGGTGCGTTAACAAGCTTAGCAATCCGTCTTGCGATTTCTGTCTTCCCAACACCTGTCGGGCCAATCATTAGGATGTTTTTCGGAATGATTTCACTTTTCTCTTCATCAGGAAGAAGACTTCTTCTGTATCGATTACGGATTGCCACAGCTACCGCTCGCTTGGCATCATCCTGCCCGATGATATAACGGTCGAGATGCGCAGTCAATTCCTTCGGTGTCAGTTCTTGTCTTTTAGTCATTCGAGTACCTCCACAATAATGTTGTCATTCGTGTAGACACATATTTCTGCCGCTGTCTCAAGTGCCGCTTTTGCTATCTCCGGGGCAGTCAGTGAATGTCCACTATACTTTTTCAAAGCTCTCCCAGCCGCAAGCGCATAATTGCCACCTGAACCAATTGCTAAAATGCCATCATCCGGTTCGATGACTTCTCCTGTTCCCGATACTAGCAATAACCGTTCACTATCCATGACGAGTAACATCGCTTCAAGTTTCCGAAGAATCCGATCTCCACGCCATTCTTTCGCGAGTTCAACAGAAGCCCGCTCAAGATTACCGTTGTATTCCGTCAGCTTCGCCTCAAACAATTCAAACAATGTGAAAGCGTCAGCTACCGATCCTGCAAAACCCGCCAAAACTTTACCACCAAAAATTCTGCGTACTTTTCTCGCCGTACGCTTCATAACAACCGCATTTCCTACCGTCACTTGCCCATCGCCTGACATGGCGCATGAACCTTCATGACGAATGGCAAAAATCGTCGTTGCATGGAATTCCATCTAATCATCCTCCTATGCTCGCGGATGCGTATTCATATACGTTTTCCGTAAATGCTCTTTCGTAATATGGGTATACACTTGCGTTGAAGATAAATGAC comes from Sporosarcina sp. FSL K6-3457 and encodes:
- the hslU gene encoding ATP-dependent protease ATPase subunit HslU; protein product: MTKRQELTPKELTAHLDRYIIGQDDAKRAVAVAIRNRYRRSLLPDEEKSEIIPKNILMIGPTGVGKTEIARRIAKLVNAPFIKVEATKFTEVGYVGRDVESMVRDLTEVGVRIVRQEQREAVKEHAVVLAEERLVELLVPEKKKMGGGMQNPFEMLFGQKAEQEEPDYAEVAEVKRKRSDIAASLKAGQLEEQMVTVEVSAQQPSMFDALQGSGMEQMGANMQDALSSFMPKKSVKRKMKVKDARKALEAEEADKLIDHDEIARRAIELTEQSGIIFIDEMDKIASRNGGGSSADVSREGVQRDILPIVEGSTITTKYGAVKTDFILFIAAGAFHTAKPSDIIPELQGRFPIRVELEKLSKDDFERILKEPDFSLVRQYEKLLETENVILDFTEEAISRLAEIAFEVNDNTENIGARRLHTILEKLLEELSFEAAEIGPATIKITPAYVDEKLKNIAKNKDLSQFIL
- the hslV gene encoding ATP-dependent protease subunit HslV gives rise to the protein MEFHATTIFAIRHEGSCAMSGDGQVTVGNAVVMKRTARKVRRIFGGKVLAGFAGSVADAFTLFELFEAKLTEYNGNLERASVELAKEWRGDRILRKLEAMLLVMDSERLLLVSGTGEVIEPDDGILAIGSGGNYALAAGRALKKYSGHSLTAPEIAKAALETAAEICVYTNDNIIVEVLE
- the flgB gene encoding flagellar basal body rod protein FlgB — protein: MNIFGGTISHLERGLDFSATKGKVISQNIANVDTPNYKAKNVNFKEVLANVKANTLEAYRTDARHIAFKSNGTHSGVFNYSNLRYRHDGNGVDMEKEQADLAVNQIYYNALVDRINGKFNTLQNVIKGGR
- the codY gene encoding GTP-sensing pleiotropic transcriptional regulator CodY; protein product: MSLLIKTREINAMLQRSAGKPVNFKEMAEKLSSVIDCNAFIVSRKGKLLGLEIHHQIENDRMKKMFEDRKFPEEYTNRLFEVRETSSNLDVDSVHTVFPVENRELFKEGLTTIVPIIGGGERLGTLILARLKEEFQEDDLILAEYGATVVGMEILREKSEQIETEARSKAVVQMAINSLSYSEHEAIEHIFNELDGNEGLLVASKIADRVGITRSVIVNALRKLESAGVIESRSLGMKGTYIKVLNGKFLEELEKQKS